A section of the Chlorocebus sabaeus isolate Y175 chromosome 13, mChlSab1.0.hap1, whole genome shotgun sequence genome encodes:
- the HS3ST5 gene encoding heparan sulfate glucosamine 3-O-sulfotransferase 5, whose amino-acid sequence MLFKQQAWLRQKLLVLGSLAVGSLLYLVARVGSLDRLQPICPIEGRLGGARSQAEFPLRALQFKRGLLHEFRKGNASKEQVRLHDLVQQLPKAIIIGVRKGGTRALLEMLNLHPAVVKASQEIHFFDNDENYGKGIEWYRKKMPFSYPQQITIEKSPAYFITEEVPERIYKMNSSIKLLIIVREPTTRAISDYTQVLEGKERKNKTYYKFEKLAIDPNTCEVNTKYKAVRTSIYTKHLERWLKYFPIEQFHVVDGDRLITEPLPELQLVEKFLNLPPRISQYNLYFNATRGFYCLRFNIIFNKCLAGSKGRIHPEVDPSVITKLRKFFHPFNQKFYQITGRTLNWP is encoded by the exons ATGCTATTCAAACAGCAGGCGTGGCTGAGACAGAAGCTCCTGGTGCTGGGAAGCCTTGCCGTTGGGAGTCTCCTGTATCTAGTCGCCAGAGTTGGGAGCTTGGATAG GCTACAACCCATTTGCCCCATTGAAGGTCGACTGGGTGGTGCCCGCAGTCAGGCTGAATTTCCACTCCGTGCCCTGCAGTTTAAGCGTGGCCTGCTACACGAGTTCCGGAAGGGCAACGCTTCCAAGGAGCAGGTTCGCCTCCATGACCTGGTCCAGCAGCTCCCCAAGGCCATTATCATTGGAGTGAGGAAAGGAGGCACAAGGGCCCTGCTTGAAATGCTGAACCTACATCCGGCAGTGGTCAAAGCCTCTCAAGAAATCCACTTTTTTGATAATGATGAGAATTATGGTAAGGGCATCGAGTGGTATAGGAAAAAGATGCCTTTTTCCTACCCTCAGCAAATCACAATTGAAAAGAGCCCAGCATATTTTATCACAGAGGAGGTTCCAGAAAGGATTTACAAAATGAACTCATCCATCAAGTTGTTGATCATTGTCAGGGAGCCAACCACGAGAGCTATTTCTGATTATACTCAGGTGctagaggggaaggagaggaagaacaaAACGTATTACAAGTTTGAGAAGCTGGCCATAGACCCTAATACATGTGAAGTGaacacaaaatacaaagcagtaaGAACCAGCATCTACACCAAACATCTGGAAAGGTGGTTGAAATACTTTCCAATTGAGCAATTTCATGTCGTCGATGGAGATCGCCTCATTACAGAACCTCTGCCAGAACTTCAGCTCGTGGAGAAGTTCCTAAATCTGCCTCCAAGGATAAGTCAATACAATTTATACTTCAATGCTACCAGAGGGTTTTACTGCTTGCGGTTTAATATTATCTTTAATAAGTGCCTGGCGGGCAGCAAGGGGCGCATTCATCCAGAGGTGGACCCCTCTGTCATTACCAAATTGCGCAAATTCTTTCATCCTTTTAATCAAAAATTTTACCAGATCACTGGGAGGACATTGAACTGGCCCTAA